Part of the Deinococcus misasensis DSM 22328 genome is shown below.
GGCCTTGCTGGGTTATGGCCTCCTCAATGAAGACAGCACCCCCAAAAGCCCTCTGGAAGGCAAAGCTGCCCCAGAATTCAACCTGAAAAGCATGGATGGGGAAACCTACCAACTGGCCAGCCTGAAAGGCAAACCGGTGGTCATCAACTTCTGGGCTTCGTGGTGTTTGCCCTGCCGTGTGGAAGCCCCAGTGTTCCGCAACTTGATTGACAAGAGCGGAGATCAGGTGCATTACCTCGGGATTTCTTTCAACGACAACGAAAAGAACGCAAGGGAATTCCTGAAAGAGTTTGACCTGAACATCCCAACCCTGCTGGATCCCCAGTCCAAAGTGGCCATTGATTATGGCATCGGACAGATTCCGGTGACACTGGTGCTGGATCAGGACGGCAAGATTGTGTACCGCCACCTCGGAGAAGTGGACCAGCCCACCATGCAAGGGGTGCTGAACAAACTGGGTGTGAAACTGTGAAGAAGGTGCTGGTGTGCTTGCTGTTCTGGGTGGCACCTCTGGCCCTTGCAGAAGCCCCTTCCCAGAACGTGGTGAACGTCACGGACAACGTGCAGCTGAATCCAGAGCAAGAAAAACTGGCCCGTGAAATCGCTGGCGAAATCAAATGCCCGGTGTGCAAAGGGGAATCGGTGCTGACCAGTTCGAATGACCTGTCCCGTCAGATTTACCTGGACATCAAAAATCAGGTCAAAAACGGCAGCACCGCAGATCAAGTCACCGGTTACATGGTGGCCCGTTATGGCGAGACCATTTTGTTGAATCCGCCACGCAAGGGCATCAACTGGTTGCTCTGGATCACTCCGGTTCTGGTGTTGCTGGGTGCAGGATGGGGGCTTTCGGAGTACCTCAAAAACGCCTCCCGCACCCCTGAAGTCTCTCAAGAAGATCTGGAACGGGTCAACCGTTACCTGAAAGAGAAAAAATCATGATGTACCTGATTCTCGCTCTGGCGGTGGTGATGCTGGTTGCGGTTCTGCTGCCCACCAGTCGAAAAGCCGTGGCCACCGTCGAAGACACCCAGCGTTCAGACCTGCAAGAAGAGCGTGATT
Proteins encoded:
- a CDS encoding TlpA family protein disulfide reductase, translated to MKRWIGPLIVVLVVALLGYGLLNEDSTPKSPLEGKAAPEFNLKSMDGETYQLASLKGKPVVINFWASWCLPCRVEAPVFRNLIDKSGDQVHYLGISFNDNEKNAREFLKEFDLNIPTLLDPQSKVAIDYGIGQIPVTLVLDQDGKIVYRHLGEVDQPTMQGVLNKLGVKL
- a CDS encoding cytochrome c-type biogenesis protein, whose product is MKKVLVCLLFWVAPLALAEAPSQNVVNVTDNVQLNPEQEKLAREIAGEIKCPVCKGESVLTSSNDLSRQIYLDIKNQVKNGSTADQVTGYMVARYGETILLNPPRKGINWLLWITPVLVLLGAGWGLSEYLKNASRTPEVSQEDLERVNRYLKEKKS